The following are encoded together in the Triticum dicoccoides isolate Atlit2015 ecotype Zavitan chromosome 6B, WEW_v2.0, whole genome shotgun sequence genome:
- the LOC119325541 gene encoding pentatricopeptide repeat-containing protein At3g53360, mitochondrial-like — protein MALPPPLLPRSSCICRGVTNVTPYKSVENIPDASTAPSATAQHSLLRAHTRAGRMQPARQVFEAMPPRDRSLVAWTAIMSGYATHGPASEALVLRPDGFVFSVVLRACAAVGNLRFGRQVHCAAAKMGYVDSDLFVANGLLTMYASCRSLGCTEKVFDGIAAPDLVSWTSMLSGYTENGCHTEALMLFVEMIHASIGCDAFTLSIALRAASSLANRSLGHQLHCCIIKSGFSKSGFLENCLIEFYGRSRELQLMQKVFDDMHDKDLVSSNSIIQCYADNMCDDQALSHFRAMMFECSECDEFTLGSILHVVTRRGAFGYGREIHGYLIRAGLDSDKHVMSALMDMYVNWATLHKGQCMLPLRMLRYYLLVQGKLDHFIVATSLRLCAFDQDLATGRMLHAYVSKFNMNSDPFVTSSLVDMYAKCGSVDESHVLFSRTKDPGTAAWTAVISGNCLNGQFERAMHLFRRMQLEHVQPNEFTYTSVLTACVALGDVVGGMEIQGNSIRTGYGTNASVVKSLISFYLREGQFKQALKLCLSLSNREISWEALIKDFAQGDDHVGVLNLLCVIQRSGGVLDYPTALHILNSCGKLELLREGLQAHAYLTKRGLASEPCISNQLIDMYSNCGSLKNALDAFRYMSDKSASTWTTIIIAHLENGCPETAIDLFVQMLRREKIPTSIAFLSVLKACAEIGLVSEAFQFFVSMTEVYKIEPSEGHYSHMIEVLGHSGMFKEAEHFIDSVVPLESSASAWILLCSAAKQNGNTKIVKLAMDKLASLAPCDCRANASLGNVIPITD, from the coding sequence ATGGCGCTCCCTCCTCCCTTGCTCCCGCGCTCTTCCTGTATTTGCAGAGGCGTCACCAATGTCACCCCATACAAATCCGTGGAAAACATACCGGATGCCTCCACCGCCCCCTCCGCCACAGCGCAGCACTCGCTGCTTCGCGCCCATACGCGCGCCGGCCGAATGCAGCCCGCGCGGCAGGTGTTCGAGGCAATGCCGCCGCGGGACAGGTCCCTCGTCGCTTGGACTGCTATCATGTCCGGGTACGCCACCCACGGTCCCGCCTCCGAGGCGCTGGTCCTGAGGCCGGACGGGTTCGTCTTCTCAGTCGTGCTGCGCGCCTGCGCGGCAGTCGGGAACCTCAGATTTGGAAGGCAGGTCCACTGCGCCGCTGCGAAGATGGGCTACGTAGATTCTGACCTCTTTGTGGCAAACGGCCTCCTTACCATGTACGCGAGCTGCCGGTCGCTGGGTTGCACTGAGAAGGTGTTCGATGGCATTGCCGCACCTGATTTGGTTTCTTGGACCTCCATGCTCAGCGGCTACACTGAGAATGGCTGCCATACCGAGGCGCTAATGTTGTTCGTGGAAATGATCCATGCCAGTATTGGATGTGACGCGTTCACTCTGTCAATTGCACTCAGGGCAGCTTCTAGTTTGGCCAATCGAAGTTTGGGACACCAGCTGCATTGCTGCATCATCAAGTCAGGATTCTCTAAAAGCGGCTTCTTGGAGAACTGCCTGATCGAGTTCTATGGGAGGTCCAGGGAACTACAGCTgatgcagaaggtgtttgatgatatGCATGACAAGGATTTGGTTTCTTCCAATAGCATCATCCAGTGCTATGCAGATAATATGTGTGATGATCAGGCTTTGTCTCACTTCCGTGCTATGATGTTTGAATGCTCGGAATGCGATGAGTTTACATTGGGTAGCATTTTGCATGTTGTCACCAGAAGAGGAGCTTTTGGTTATGGAAGGGAAATACATGGCTACCTCATTAGAGCAGGTCTAGACTCAGATAAGCATGTTATGAGTGCTCTGATGGATATGTATGTCAATTGGGCTACTCTTCATAAGGGACAATGTATGCTACCTTTGAGAATGCTAAGATACTATTTGCTGGTCCAGGGAAAGCTGGATCACTTTAttgtggccactagtttgaggttgTGCGCTTTTGATCAAGATTTAGCAACAGGAAGGATGTTACACGCCTATGTTTCGAAGTTCAACATGAATTCAGATCCCTTTGTCACTAGTTCACTGGTCGACATGTATGCTAAATGCGGTTCTGTGGATGAATCACATGTTCTCTTTTCAAGAACCAAGGATCCAGGGACAGCAGCATGGACTGCGGTAATCTCAGGCAACTGCTTGAATGGTCAATTTGAAAGAGCAATGCATTTGTTCAGGAGGATGCAGTTGGAGCATGTGCAACCTAACGAGTTCACTTATACCTCTGTACTTACAGCATGTGTGGCTCTTGGGGATGTCGTAGGTGGCATGGAGATCCAGGGCAACTCCATCAGAACTGGTTATGGAACCAATGCTTCTGTTGTGAAAAGTCTTATAAGCTTTTACTTAAGAGAAGGGCAGTTCAAGCAGGCTCTTAAGCTGTGCTTATCACTCTCAAACCGTGAGATTTCTTGGGAAGCACTGATTAAAGATTTTGCTCAAGGTGATGATCACGTTGGAGTACTTAATCTTTTGTGTGTTATCCAACGTTCTGGTGGGGTTCTTGATTATCCAACTGCATTACACATCTTGAATTCTTGTGGAAAATTGGAGCTCCTTCGTGAAGGGCTTCAAGCACATGCCTACCTTACAAAGCGTGGCCTTGCTTCGGAACCATGCATCAGCAATCAGCTTATTGACATGTACTCCAATTGCGGCAGTCTCAAAAATGCATTGGATGCCTTCAGATATATGTCTGACAAGAGTGCATCTACTTGGACCACAATAATCATAGCTCATCTAGAAAATGGTTGTCCAGAGACAGCCATTGACTTGTTTGTGCAGATGTTAAGAAGAGAGAAAATACCAACTTCGATTGCATTCTTATCTGTGCTGAAGGCCTGTGCAGAAATCGGCCTTGTAAGTGAAGCCTTCCAGTTCTTTGTGTCCATGACCGAGGTTTACAAAATAGAACCTTCAGAAGGTCATTACTCGCATATGATTGAGGTTTTGGGTCATTCTGGTATGTTCAAGGAAGCAGAGCATTTCATTGATAGTGTGGTCCCTTTGGAATCTAGTGCTTCAGCCTGGATTTTACTTTGTTCTGCTGCCAAACAAAATGGAAACACCAAAATCGTGAAGCTTGCAATGGACAAACTCGCAAGCCTTGCTCCATGTGATTGTCGAGCAAATGCTTCACTGGGAAATGTCATCCCCATCACTGACTAG